A single genomic interval of Trichosurus vulpecula isolate mTriVul1 chromosome 6, mTriVul1.pri, whole genome shotgun sequence harbors:
- the LOC118854326 gene encoding 60S ribosomal protein L28-like, protein MSAHLQWMVLRNCSSFLIKHNKQTYNTEPNNLKARNSFRYDGLIHQKTVGIEPAAHGKGIVVVLKRRAGQRKPATSYVRTTINKNARATLNSVWHIKYRKDLRMAALRRASAILRSQKPVVVKKKPTRPPKST, encoded by the coding sequence ATGTCAGCCCACCTGCAGTGGATGGTCCTTCGGAACTGCTCCAGCTTCTTGATCAAGCACAACAAGCAGACGTACAACACCGAGCCCAACAATCTCAAGGCCCGAAACTCGTTCCGCTACGACGGGCTGATCCACCAGAAGACGGTGGGCATCGAGCCGGCCGCCCACGGCAAGGGCATCGTGGTGGTGCTGAAGCGGAGGGCAGGTCAGAGGAAGCCTGCCACTTCCTATGTGAGGACCACAATCAACAAAAATGCCCGGGCCACACTCAACAGCGTCTGGCATATCAAATACCGGAAAGATCTCCGCATGGCTGCTCTACGCCGGGCCAGCGCCATCCTTCGAAGCCAGAAGCCAGTGGTGGTGAAGAAAAAGCCAACCCGCCCACCCAAGAGCACCTAA